One genomic segment of Thioclava sp. GXIMD2076 includes these proteins:
- a CDS encoding ABC transporter substrate-binding protein, whose product MRMIKSFWGALTAASVIAAAPVWAEQGVTDSSVSFAQVAAMEGPAAALGTGMNLGIKAAFEEANAAGGVNGRKVSVEGFDDGYEPDRSVEQVRSVITGNDYLGLIGPVGTPTTQATQPLATEAGMPYIGPFTGAGFLRDPKLTNVVNIRATYGAETKVWIDYLVGTLGLKDIAILYQDDGFGRVGLEGVTKALTDRGMSLVAEGTYTRNTVAVKTALLDIRKANPQAVVMVGAYKPIAEFIKLAHKMKMDAVFVNISFVGSDALSKELGAEGEGVIISQVVPFPWDDSLPLVKQYQAALKTVAPDAAPGFVTLEGYITGRVALAALEKAGTDVTRESYLAALQDLGTLDLGGFSLTYGAGDNQGSDDVFLTEIQADGSFKPLALGDG is encoded by the coding sequence ATGAGAATGATCAAGTCATTTTGGGGTGCGCTGACGGCAGCATCCGTCATTGCGGCGGCGCCGGTCTGGGCAGAGCAGGGTGTGACCGACAGTTCGGTGAGCTTTGCGCAGGTGGCGGCAATGGAGGGGCCTGCAGCCGCTCTGGGGACGGGGATGAACCTTGGCATCAAGGCCGCCTTCGAAGAGGCTAATGCCGCAGGCGGCGTCAACGGGCGCAAGGTTTCGGTCGAGGGCTTCGACGATGGCTACGAACCCGATCGCTCTGTCGAGCAGGTGCGCAGCGTCATCACCGGCAACGACTATCTGGGGCTGATCGGTCCGGTCGGCACCCCCACGACACAGGCCACACAGCCCTTGGCCACCGAGGCGGGCATGCCCTATATCGGCCCGTTCACCGGTGCGGGCTTCCTCCGCGACCCCAAATTGACCAATGTGGTGAATATCCGTGCTACCTATGGCGCCGAGACCAAAGTCTGGATCGATTATCTGGTGGGCACTCTGGGCCTGAAAGATATCGCCATTCTTTATCAGGATGACGGGTTCGGCCGCGTCGGGCTCGAGGGCGTGACCAAGGCGTTGACCGATCGCGGTATGTCGCTGGTGGCAGAGGGCACCTACACCCGCAACACGGTCGCGGTGAAGACCGCGCTTCTGGATATCCGCAAGGCCAATCCGCAGGCCGTTGTGATGGTGGGGGCCTATAAACCCATCGCGGAATTCATCAAACTGGCTCATAAGATGAAGATGGATGCGGTCTTCGTGAATATTTCCTTCGTGGGGTCCGATGCGCTCTCCAAAGAGCTCGGAGCAGAAGGCGAGGGCGTCATTATCAGCCAGGTCGTGCCCTTCCCGTGGGATGACAGCCTGCCGCTCGTGAAGCAATATCAGGCCGCCCTGAAAACGGTCGCGCCCGATGCTGCACCGGGCTTCGTGACGCTCGAAGGCTATATCACCGGCCGTGTTGCATTGGCTGCGCTCGAAAAAGCGGGGACCGATGTGACCCGCGAAAGCTACCTGGCCGCATTGCAAGATCTGGGCACACTCGATCTGGGTGGCTTCTCGCTCACTTATGGCGCCGGCGACAATCAGGGCTCGGATGACGTGTTCCTGACCGAGATTCAGGCGGATGGCTCCTTCAAGCCGCTCGCATTGGGCGATGGCTGA
- a CDS encoding DNA polymerase Y family protein, with the protein MFAAQDRRIISMWFPRLATDRVLRGSSVTGPFALTLRVVNAERLSCLNDAAEKAGLARGMSAADARAFCPDLLTAPARPDLDARFLSGLRRWALRYCPWVGREGADGLVLDVTGSTHLFGGEAQMLEDMRARALRTGLTLRLGAGHTRGAAWAFAHYGQGHIQDLAELPVAALRIDPQTVTALQRLGLRQIGDLQSAARAPLARRFGVGLMERLDQAMGIMPEPVTPEEEAPSFATRMSLPEPIGLSADVMGGVERLLVPLCDKLARHEKGARRLLLTLRRVDQASQQVELRLAAPMRDPARILPLFARGVAEVDAGFGIDMLRLEAVGIEPLAMVQLGHARHNPDQLDDLVTRLGTRIGLENIQRFLPAESHIPERAFTLAAAAFSTPDPAWSAPRPRPVQIFPPEPVTGTMGEETPRPPARFRWRRMGFETGRTTGPERIAPEWWLPDEGRHAGLRDYWQVDTREGRRLWLFYTPQNPAWFVQGEFA; encoded by the coding sequence ATGTTTGCTGCACAGGACAGACGCATCATCAGCATGTGGTTTCCAAGACTGGCCACAGACCGCGTTTTACGCGGCTCTTCCGTCACGGGCCCCTTCGCACTTACGCTGCGCGTGGTCAATGCCGAGCGCCTCAGCTGCCTGAACGATGCGGCCGAGAAGGCAGGTCTGGCGCGCGGGATGAGTGCGGCCGATGCCCGTGCCTTCTGCCCCGATCTCCTCACTGCCCCTGCCCGCCCCGATCTCGATGCCCGTTTCCTGTCGGGGCTGCGCCGATGGGCGTTGCGCTATTGTCCCTGGGTCGGGCGCGAGGGCGCGGATGGGCTGGTACTGGATGTGACGGGCTCCACGCATCTCTTTGGCGGCGAGGCGCAGATGCTGGAGGATATGCGCGCGCGCGCGCTCCGCACCGGTCTGACCTTGCGGTTGGGGGCCGGACATACCCGCGGCGCGGCATGGGCTTTTGCGCATTACGGGCAAGGACATATACAGGATCTGGCCGAGCTGCCGGTGGCCGCGCTGCGGATTGATCCGCAGACTGTCACCGCCCTCCAGCGGCTGGGGCTGCGCCAGATCGGCGATCTGCAGAGCGCGGCCCGCGCGCCTCTGGCGCGGCGTTTCGGGGTGGGGCTGATGGAACGGCTCGATCAGGCGATGGGCATCATGCCCGAACCGGTCACTCCCGAGGAGGAAGCCCCCAGCTTTGCCACCCGCATGAGCCTGCCCGAGCCGATCGGGCTCAGCGCCGATGTCATGGGCGGGGTCGAGCGGTTGCTGGTGCCGCTTTGCGACAAGCTCGCCCGCCATGAGAAAGGCGCGCGCCGATTGCTCCTGACGCTGCGCCGTGTCGATCAGGCGAGCCAGCAGGTCGAGTTGCGTCTGGCTGCCCCCATGCGCGATCCCGCCCGTATCCTGCCGCTTTTCGCGCGCGGGGTGGCGGAGGTCGATGCAGGGTTCGGCATCGATATGCTGCGCCTCGAAGCGGTGGGGATCGAACCTCTGGCCATGGTCCAGCTGGGCCATGCGCGCCATAATCCCGACCAGCTAGACGATCTGGTAACCCGTCTGGGCACACGGATCGGGCTGGAGAACATCCAGCGCTTCCTACCCGCCGAAAGCCATATCCCCGAACGCGCCTTCACCCTTGCGGCCGCCGCCTTCAGCACGCCCGATCCGGCATGGAGCGCGCCCCGCCCGCGCCCCGTGCAGATTTTCCCGCCCGAGCCGGTCACCGGCACCATGGGAGAGGAGACCCCGCGCCCGCCCGCCCGTTTCCGCTGGCGGCGCATGGGCTTCGAGACCGGTCGCACCACCGGCCCCGAACGCATCGCCCCCGAATGGTGGCTGCCCGATGAGGGCCGCCATGCGGGGCTGCGCGATTACTGGCAGGTGGACACGCGCGAGGGCCGCAGGCTCTGGCTGTTCTATACGCCGCAAAATCCCGCATGGTTCGTCCAGGGAGAATTCGCATGA
- a CDS encoding error-prone DNA polymerase, which yields MSYAELCVTSNFTFLTGASHPEELMLRATELGLEAIALTDRNSLAGVVRAYSALKALREEMTQSLRVRSSSQVDTCSRQEMGQPKDLPVPPAPRLPRLIVGARLVLRDDPVEWVALPTDLAAYQRLSRLLSLGKRRAGKGECHLELADLLEHCEGVILIALPPADPALAARPLGRMQRRYPGYVFTGAAPRYDGSDQAWFDACAALALRASAPMVAVGDVLMHRAHRRQLADVLTCLREGMKIDDIGTRALPNAERRLKGAPDMARLYHRHPAALKRSLEIAARCSFCLSELSYQYPLEETGEETPQTRLERLAQEGLARRYPRGATARVYGLMAKELELVGDLGYAPYFLTVYDIVTEARSRGILCQGRGSAANSILCYLLGITDVSPDMIGMVFERFISRHRGEPPDIDVDFEHERREEVIQWIYQRYGRERAGLCATVIHFRTRAAIREVGKVMGLSEDVTARLSGDIWGMSNAGTDLDRVRELGLDPSDHRLALTLRLIGEIIGFPRHLSQHVGGFIITQGRLDDLCPIENAAMEGRTCIEWDKDDIDALGILKVDVLSLGMLTCLRKSFDLLEEHEGIRHSLDSVPQDDGPTYAMLQRADAVGVFQVESRAQMNFLPRMKPKEFYDLVIEVAIVRPGPIQGGMVKPYIRRRQGLEAPEPFGPELEAVTRKTLGVPLFQEQAMQIAVIGAGYTAEEADKLRRSLASFRRMGTIGEHRDRFVRGMKARGYSDAVAEACFAQIEGFADYGFPESHAAAFAMLTYVSSWFKCTYPAIFTCALLNSQPMGFYAPAQLVRDLREHGVEVRPICVNHSAWDNRLERRADGTLALRLGFRQIKGFRAEDADWITGARGNGYPDPESLWLRAGIAPAVLERLAEADAFGAMGLTRRDALWAVKAIRAPAPLPLFSDPLDGEGLREPVVTLPNMHLGEEVVEDYVAMRLTLRAHPMELLRPSLPETLPHDRLTDAPLRLTKICGLVITRQRPGTASGVVFLTLEDETGVANVVVWPKVYQQFRRAVMGGRLLRVTGKLQREGIVTHLIAARIEDLSHRLSDLGHPLEDVIGQTQPQADDAPRPRPSQPRGSARHPREQAKRLFPSRDFH from the coding sequence ATGAGCTATGCCGAACTCTGTGTCACCTCCAATTTCACCTTCCTCACCGGTGCCTCGCATCCCGAGGAGCTGATGCTGCGCGCGACCGAGCTGGGGCTCGAGGCGATTGCCCTCACCGACCGCAACTCTCTGGCGGGTGTGGTGCGGGCCTATTCGGCGCTCAAGGCGCTGCGCGAGGAGATGACGCAAAGCCTGCGGGTGCGATCCTCTTCGCAGGTCGATACCTGTTCGCGCCAGGAGATGGGCCAGCCCAAGGATCTGCCGGTGCCGCCCGCGCCCAGACTACCGCGGCTCATCGTGGGGGCGCGGCTGGTGCTGCGCGATGATCCGGTCGAATGGGTGGCGCTGCCCACCGATCTGGCCGCCTATCAGCGGCTCTCGCGGCTCCTCAGCCTTGGTAAAAGGCGCGCGGGAAAGGGCGAGTGCCATCTGGAGCTGGCCGATCTGCTGGAGCACTGCGAGGGGGTGATCCTCATCGCCCTGCCCCCCGCCGATCCTGCACTGGCCGCCCGCCCCTTGGGCCGGATGCAGCGCCGCTATCCGGGCTATGTGTTTACCGGCGCAGCGCCGCGTTATGACGGCTCGGATCAGGCGTGGTTCGATGCCTGCGCGGCCCTCGCGCTACGGGCCTCGGCGCCGATGGTGGCGGTGGGCGATGTGCTCATGCACCGCGCCCATCGCCGCCAGCTGGCCGATGTGCTGACCTGCCTGCGCGAGGGGATGAAGATCGACGATATCGGCACACGCGCCCTGCCCAATGCCGAACGCCGCCTGAAAGGCGCGCCCGATATGGCGCGGCTCTATCACCGCCATCCGGCAGCGCTTAAACGCAGTCTCGAAATCGCGGCGCGCTGCAGCTTCTGCCTGAGCGAGCTGAGCTACCAATATCCGCTCGAGGAGACCGGCGAGGAAACACCCCAGACCCGCCTCGAACGGCTGGCGCAGGAGGGGCTGGCGCGGCGCTATCCGCGCGGGGCAACGGCGCGGGTCTACGGGCTGATGGCCAAGGAGCTGGAACTGGTGGGCGATCTGGGCTACGCGCCCTATTTCCTGACCGTTTATGATATCGTGACCGAGGCACGCAGCCGTGGCATCCTGTGTCAGGGGCGGGGCTCTGCGGCCAATTCGATCCTGTGCTACCTTCTCGGCATCACCGATGTCTCTCCCGATATGATCGGCATGGTCTTCGAGCGGTTCATCTCGCGCCATCGGGGCGAGCCGCCCGATATCGATGTCGATTTCGAGCATGAACGGCGCGAGGAGGTGATCCAGTGGATCTACCAGCGCTACGGGCGCGAGCGGGCGGGGCTCTGCGCCACCGTCATCCATTTCCGCACCCGCGCCGCCATCCGCGAGGTGGGCAAGGTGATGGGGCTGAGCGAGGATGTCACGGCGCGGCTTTCGGGCGATATCTGGGGGATGTCGAATGCCGGAACCGACCTTGACCGCGTGCGCGAGCTGGGCCTCGACCCGAGCGATCATCGCCTCGCGCTGACATTGCGGCTCATTGGCGAGATCATCGGTTTTCCGCGCCATCTGAGCCAGCATGTGGGCGGCTTCATCATCACCCAAGGGCGGCTCGATGACCTCTGCCCGATCGAGAATGCCGCGATGGAGGGGCGCACCTGTATCGAATGGGACAAGGACGATATCGACGCGCTCGGCATTCTCAAGGTGGATGTGCTGTCTTTGGGCATGCTGACCTGTCTGCGCAAGAGTTTCGATCTGCTGGAGGAGCACGAAGGCATCCGGCATAGCCTCGACAGCGTTCCGCAGGACGACGGACCAACCTATGCGATGCTCCAGCGCGCCGATGCGGTGGGGGTGTTTCAGGTGGAAAGCCGCGCACAGATGAACTTCCTGCCGCGGATGAAGCCGAAGGAGTTCTACGATCTGGTGATCGAGGTGGCCATCGTGCGGCCCGGCCCCATCCAGGGCGGCATGGTCAAACCCTATATACGCCGCCGTCAGGGGCTGGAGGCGCCAGAGCCCTTCGGTCCCGAGCTGGAGGCCGTGACCCGCAAGACGCTGGGCGTGCCGCTCTTTCAGGAACAGGCCATGCAGATCGCAGTGATCGGGGCGGGCTATACGGCAGAAGAGGCCGACAAGCTGCGCCGCTCGCTGGCCTCGTTCCGGCGGATGGGCACGATCGGCGAGCATCGCGATCGTTTCGTCCGCGGAATGAAGGCGCGCGGCTATAGCGACGCGGTGGCCGAGGCCTGTTTCGCCCAGATCGAAGGCTTTGCCGATTACGGTTTTCCCGAAAGCCATGCGGCGGCCTTTGCCATGCTGACCTATGTCTCCTCGTGGTTCAAATGCACCTATCCCGCGATCTTCACCTGTGCGCTTCTCAATTCGCAGCCGATGGGGTTCTATGCGCCCGCCCAGCTCGTGCGCGATCTGCGCGAGCACGGGGTGGAGGTGCGGCCCATCTGTGTGAACCATTCCGCTTGGGACAACCGGCTGGAACGCCGTGCCGATGGGACGCTGGCCCTACGGCTCGGGTTCCGCCAGATCAAGGGCTTCCGCGCCGAGGATGCGGACTGGATCACGGGGGCACGCGGCAATGGCTATCCCGACCCCGAGAGCCTGTGGCTCAGGGCGGGCATCGCGCCCGCGGTGCTGGAACGGCTGGCCGAGGCCGATGCCTTCGGCGCGATGGGGCTGACACGGCGTGATGCGCTCTGGGCGGTGAAGGCGATCCGGGCGCCCGCGCCTTTGCCGCTGTTTTCGGACCCGCTTGATGGCGAAGGGCTGCGCGAGCCTGTGGTCACGCTCCCCAATATGCATCTGGGCGAGGAGGTGGTGGAGGATTATGTCGCCATGCGGCTGACCTTGCGCGCCCATCCGATGGAGCTGTTGCGCCCCTCCCTGCCCGAGACCCTGCCCCATGACCGGCTGACGGACGCGCCCTTGCGTCTGACCAAGATCTGCGGCCTCGTGATCACCCGCCAGCGCCCCGGCACCGCCTCTGGCGTGGTGTTCCTCACGCTTGAGGACGAGACGGGGGTGGCCAATGTGGTGGTCTGGCCCAAGGTCTATCAACAGTTCCGCCGCGCCGTAATGGGAGGGCGCCTGTTGCGCGTGACCGGCAAACTGCAACGCGAGGGGATCGTCACCCATCTGATCGCTGCACGGATCGAGGATCTGTCGCACAGGCTCTCGGATCTGGGCCATCCGCTGGAGGATGTGATCGGCCAGACCCAGCCACAGGCCGATGACGCGCCCCGCCCCCGCCCGTCCCAGCCTCGTGGTTCGGCCCGCCACCCGCGCGAGCAGGCCAAACGGCTCTTTCCCAGCCGCGATTTCCATTAA
- a CDS encoding MarR family winged helix-turn-helix transcriptional regulator: MTTSPPPHEAGFNKAEWPFYWITQTSSRYMQVMEARLKAEGMDIAYWRVLMSLYEDKALSISEISTHCIIKANTATKIIQRMTAQGLVMTGPRASDGRVTEVTLTDAGNEMRMRARKIADEIFAHAFTGFSREEQLVMNLLLEKVFVNLGELTA; encoded by the coding sequence ATGACCACATCGCCTCCTCCGCATGAAGCCGGCTTCAACAAAGCCGAATGGCCGTTCTACTGGATCACACAGACGTCCTCGCGCTACATGCAGGTGATGGAGGCACGGCTGAAGGCCGAAGGGATGGACATCGCCTACTGGCGGGTGCTGATGTCGCTTTACGAGGACAAGGCACTGTCGATCTCGGAAATCTCGACCCATTGTATCATCAAGGCCAATACGGCGACGAAAATCATCCAGCGGATGACGGCACAGGGGCTGGTGATGACCGGACCGCGGGCCAGCGATGGCCGTGTCACCGAAGTGACCTTGACCGATGCGGGCAACGAGATGCGGATGCGCGCACGCAAGATCGCCGACGAGATCTTCGCCCATGCCTTCACGGGGTTTTCCCGTGAGGAACAGCTGGTGATGAACCTGCTTCTCGAGAAGGTCTTCGTCAATCTCGGCGAGCTGACCGCTTAG